AATGACATCCATCGACTTCCCTTCATCATGCAGCGCGAACAGCTCCGCATAACGTTGCCGCATGTCCATCAGAGGGGCGTTGCCAGGCTGGTCCTGCTGGTCTTGCTCTGGTGTATTCGTCGACTCGAGGGCCGCTTCTGAAGCTGTGGCCACTGTCCCAGCATGGGCAGCCGTCTGTGGCGCATAGATCGGCTGCTTCTGCAGCTGCTCGGCTACGAATCCAACTCGGCTTAAATCTTGCTGCAGCTGCTGATTGTGCTTCTCCAGCGTCTCTAGCCTTGCTGCCAGCTTCGCCGTATGCGTATCGTATTCCTTCTTCGTTTCGGAGAACAGCTGAATAATCGCCTTGTTTTGCTCCTCGAGCTCGATGGCAAAATGGTCCATGGCGCTTTCCATTTCTTTCGCCATCGTTTCCGATCCGTCCTCGCTTTTGCTTGCGCGCTTCGGCAGCAGCATCGCATAGACGATTACGCATAAACCGAAAAGGACAACGTATACCCACGGTTGATTCATCTGCGTTCACCTTTTTCCGCACATAGTGTCAAAGCGACAAATCGATATGATGACCCTTGAAGGGATGATCCTTGGACGGCTTCGACGAAGCGCTTCCGCCGGACTGAGCCTGCTTCGAAGACTTGCGTGACTTGTTCCCATCCCCGGCGTTGCCTCCGCCCTGCTTGCCCTCATCGCGAATCGAGGCACCGTTCGTCTCCTCCATCTTCATGCTGCGGCCACGCTGCGCCAGCGTCTCCTTCTGGGCTGCCTCCGACAACGCAGCTTGATCCACCACCGGCTTTTGGTTCAGCTGGTTTTGCTTCAGACCGACTTCGTCATTTTTGTGCAATGCAAATTGCAGGTCAATCGCTCTTAGCGTCATCCGCTATCCTCCTATCCGGACATCCGAGATACAAGTTTGAGCATCCTTAGCCATATCACCGACAACCTTATAACGGACTCATGGCAATATCGCCGTCATGCAGCTGGAATTTAACTCTCGTCGCTGCGTCTTTAATGAATTTGGTATTGCGTCCAATGACAATCTTCGTACCGCTGTATACCATCCCAATTACTTCGACCCTCGCGCGCTCGGAGTCCTCCAGTGACTTCTCAATTTCGAATATTCGGCTCTTATACGATGAAATTTCTTCCTGCGCCTGTTTCTTCGTATGGTTCAGCTTGATGCGCATCCCAACCTTCTCAGGGGATAGCTGCCCCGCCGCTGCCATCTGATCGAGCAATACGAGAGCCTTCTCGGTCTTATTTAAGTTGTCCGCAACCGTCTTCAAGCTTTGCTTCAGCTGCTGGAGCTCGTTACGCAGCTCCGGAAGAACGCCCACCTCAATAGCCGTAACGGTTGACATCGTGTTGCCGATCGTTCTTGCCGTTACTCGCTCACCGGCCTGCAGCTGTCCTCCGACGATAAGCCCCTTCGTACCTTTGCAAGTAATTTCTTTGCCCGCTCGAATGTTCGAATGCATGATGCTTTGGTTCACGAGCACTTCCTCGCCGACTTCGATCGTGGCATCCTGTATGAAGGAGCACTTCACCCTTTGACCTGCGCGGATGACAGCCTTATGATGACCCAAAATGCCTGCGTTAATCTCAATAGAGCCGCCAGCCTCAAGGTCAGCACCGTCTACGTTGCCAGTAATTCGAATATCGCCTGCCGCTTTAATACGGAAGCCAGGAATTACACTGCCGCGAATAACGACGGTTCCAACGAAGTCGATGTTGCCAACATGATAATCGACATCACCATTCACCTCGAAGACGGGAAACACGTTCAGCTTGTCACGGTCTGTCTTCGTTACCATTCCGTCCATCGCAGCATACAATGCTAACTGCTCAGGATCGGTCACGACGTTTTTCCCGAGCTTAAAGCGCGCTTCCTTCCCGTCCTTGGCAAAAAGCACCTCGCCGGTTACCGCTTTCCCTTCTGTACCTTGTTCGGCTGGGACTCGTTCAGCGATCAGCTGACCCTTCCGAACGTTATGAATCGTCGTCACTTCTTTATAATCGACCTTGCCGTCCTCCAGCTCCAGAGGCCGCTTCTCCAAGTCATCAAGATCGAACATCGTCTTAATGTACCCGTCAGCTCCATGCACAGGAGGCTGGCCCTTCGCGATTACAGTCTTTTGATTGAAGAACGATTGTGGGTCCTTCACAATTTGAGCGATCTTATCCTCCAATAGACCGTGTACGATACGGTTCAACTGTAGCAGCTCCTCGAGTTGACTTCTGGAGAACGTCCCTCTCCAGCCGTCTACATTCGAGAATCTTAGGGTAGCCGTCAGTTTATCATCATCCACCGCGATGTCCACATAATGGTTAAGCGGCAGTTCATGTTCACTCATTATCATCCCCACTTTCAACTAATCTTGGAACAACTGCGTCTTATGCCTGCTTAGTGCGCCTCTTAAGCGCAATATCGCCTTCGAATGCAATTGAGATATTCTGGATGGGGACAAGCTCATGACTTCCGCAATTTCACTTAACGACAGCTCTTCAAAATAGAACAACGAAACGACGGTCCGTTCCTTCTCCGTCAACCGATCAATCGCTTGTGCAAGCATGTCCTTCAGGAACACCTCCTGCACCTTCGATTCCGGCTTAACAGCCTTCTCATCGACTAGAAGCGCAATTCTTGTGTCTGTTTCTTCATCTCGAATCGGATCGTCAATGGAGCAGACCGTCGTCACCGCGATATCCTGAACCATTTGCTGAAATTCCGATTCGGTTACTTGTAAATATTCACTCATCTCCAAATCAGTTACAGAGCGCAAATATTGCTGCTCCAGCTTCTGATACGCATCTTCCACTTTACGTGCCTTCTCCCGAATCGAGCGCGGCACCCAATCCCCTTGGCGCAGACCATCAATGACGGCTCCACGAATTCGCCACGATGCATACGTCTCGAACTGAAGACCACGTTCATAGTCAAACTTTTCGATGGCATCAATCAGACCCATGACCCCGAAGCTCGTAAGATCATCCCTGGATACGTTCTTGGGGAGTCCAATGGAGAGCCGGCCTGATACGTAATCAACAAGAGGCAAATACGTCTCAATTAAGGCTTGCTTCGCCTGGAGCTGGCGCTCCTCGCGCCATTCTCTCCACAATTCCATATTCGCTAAGTGAGATTTGTGTCCGATCATGAGGTGAACCACCTTTACTCATCAGTCATTCGGCGAAGGGCGTCCGCGAGAGCCTCTGGCGAGCCGTCGATTTTCGTAGACAGCTTAGGCGGACTTAACGGTGAGAACTGCTCCTCGTCCTCCTTGTCCTCGCTCGGGCGTCCCTTGAGCATATTATGAAGCTCTTCGTCCTGTTCCATAGGAGTAACGGCATCAAAAGCGGTGCCCTTCATGCCGTCATTCACATCGCTCGCCGGCGGCTGAGGCGTCCATTGATTCAAGCCTGCGAACGTACCGAGCAGCCAGCGGCAAGCGAAAACAACAATAAATAAGATCACAAAGCTGTATAAGCCCCGAAGGAGGCTCGTTATGAAAATATTATGTCCAATGGACAATATGAACGTAAAAATAAAAGCAATTGCTCCTATTATGAAATTCCATTTCAGAGTTCCAATCATCGCTACAGTTCCTTTAGTCCGTTTTGTACGCTGCGAATAGACAACTTCCCCGTCTCGCAGTCGAATTCAATCGTCCTACCATAGTTTGCACCGGTATCCTCTGCAAGGAGCGGTATGCTAAGGCGCGCTAATATTTCCTTGGAAGCCTCCACATTGCGCGGACCAATCCGCATCGTATCGGATTGGCTCCCGAACGCGAACATCTGTGCCCCACCTGCGAGCTTCGCTTCCAGCCGTCTGAGGACAGCGCCCAGCGACTCCATGCGGCGAATCATCTCAGGTATGGCGGTGTCTGCATATTTCGCAACATTCAGACTGCCTTCCTTCGCAATATCTGAGGATGGAAGCATAATATGTGCCATGCCCGCTACCTTCACCTTCGCATCATACAACGTCAGTCCGACGCAAGAACCGAGTCCTGTCGTCTTCAGAACTCCGGTCTTGCTTACAACATTGAGATCAGCCATTCCGACTTTAATCAGATTGTCTTGGATCATGGAGTTTGCACGCCCAATGCTACGAAAATTTTCTCGAACGATTCTGGATCAGGAATTAGGAAGAAGTGTCCCTCAACCTCGTCCTTTCCATCCAAAAACTTCGTGTCAATCAACAGAGCCTGGTCGCCCATCGTTCCGAACTGCAGTAGACCGTAGCTCAAGATCGCACCCGCCATATCGATGGAAAGCGCGGGCACGGTCGGCTGCATGTTCAACTGGGTGAAATCGGCAAGAGAAGATAAGTAGGAGCCAGCCAATATGTTGCCGATTTCACTAAGGGCGGAAATCTCCATCTCCGTATAGCCATCCTCGCTGACGACCTCGATCCCAACCAAGTTGCGAAGCAGCTTCTTAGCAGATTCCTGGGTTAAAATGAAAAATAGGTTGCCGGGCGTTTCGCCCTCCACACGTAGAAAGATCGCAATGACGATCGCCTCTGCTCCGCCTACACTGTCGGCAATCTCCTCGAACATGACCATGCGCACCTTCGGAACGAGCATATCGACCGGCTTGTCCAGCAGCTTGGACAACGCAGTTGCCGCATGGCCGGCACCGATGTTGCCGACTTCCTTCAATACGTCCATTTGAAACTCAGGTAACGAGTTGAACGTCTCCATTCATTAATCCTCCAGCTGGTCGAGCTGGACGATCTCACTCTTGTTCAGCACTTCGCCCAAATTCAACAGCACTAGCAGACGATCCTCGCCTATCTTCGCAATTCCACGTAAATATTTCGCCTTAATACCGCCTACAATTTCCGGTGGGTCATCGATATGATCCGAATCAACATCAATGACATCGTTCGCTGAGTCAACGATTAAGCCGACCTCGATATCTCCGACCGCAACGATAATGACTCGGGAGTTCTCGGTGTAATCCGCCTCAGGAAAGCCAAAACGGCCGCGAAGATCGATGACAGGTGTAACGACGCCGCGCAGGTTAATGACTCCTTTTACAAATTCAGGCGTTTTGGGTACTCGGGTCATCGGCTGAATACGTTCAATCGTCTTGACCTTATCCACTTCAACGCCATATTCCTCATGAGCCAGTGCAAACACGATCACCTTTAATTCTTGTCCCATATGTTCATCCTCCTCAGGGTTGGTCTTGCTTAACCGTATAGCGAGTGGAGCTGCTACTTAATCAGAGCGTTCGTATCAATAATTAGCGCGACTTGACCGTCACCCAATATCGTCGCGCCTGATACCGCGAACAGGTTCGTCAAGTATTTGCCCAATGTCTTCAATACAATTTCTTGCTGTCCGATGAACTCATCGACGACGAGCGCTGCGAGCTTCTCGCCCTTGCGAATGACGACGACCTGAAGCTCGTCATCTTGGCCGCTGTCCGTCCCCGGGACGTCAAAGAGCTCAGCGAGCGGTACGATCGGGATGACGCTATTGCGGTAGTCGATCAGCCGGTTACCGTGAACTTGACGCACCTGCTCGCGTCGAATGGCGAGCGTCTCCACGATGGACGATAACGGAATCGCATATTTCTCATCGACAAGTCGAATGAGCATCGCCGATATAATGGACAGCGTGAGCGGCAGCTGAACGGAGAACTTCGAGCCTCGACCAAGCACGGAATCGACTAGCACCTGACCGCCTAGGCTTTCGATCTTCGTCTTCACCACGTCAAGACCGACGCCGCGGCCGGATATATCGGATATTTTGTCCGCAGTACTGAAGCCCGAAGCAAACAGCAGCATATAAATTTCTTTATCCGACATTCGGCTTGCCTGCTCCTGCGTCACGACACCATTCTGAATCGCTTTGCCGAGCACCTTCTCCTTATTAATGCCGCGTCCGTTGTCTTCAATCTCAATGAATACACTGTTGCCGCTATGATAGGCACGAAGATGTATCGTACCTGTTTCCGGCTTCCCGGAAGCGATCCGATCGCTGGTCGGCTCCAAGCCATGGTCAACCGCGTTACGAAGCAGGTGAACGAGCGGGTCGCCGATCTCGTCGACGACAGTACGATCAAGCTCAGTATCTGCACCGGTGATGATCAGATCGACCTTCTTATCCAGAGACTTGGCGACGTCACGAATCATACGCGGGAATCGATTGAATACGGTATCAACTGGGACCATGCGCAGCTTGAGCACGATATTTTGCAAATCACTGCTCACACGAGCCATATGCTCAACAGTCTCAGTCAACTCGTTCTTCCTGATCTCACTTGCTAGCTGCTCCAGCCGCACCCGATCAATAAGCAGCTCACTGAACAAGTTCATGAGCATATCGAGTCGTTCAATATCGACGCGGATCGTCCGGTTCGCAACCGGCGCGCCGCCGGCAGCAGGCTTCTTCGCCTCTGTTGGCTTCGCTTGTGCATCGTCTGTTGCAGGTGCGGTCACAGCTGCGGGAGCTGCAGCTTCCACAGCCGCAGCAGGTGCGCTCAGCTGCTTCAGCGTATCTTTGTCAAGTACCAGTAGATCGACCTTATCGACCTCGGATACGCTGGATACTTGCTTATAGAGGTCATCCTTGTCGATTGAAGAAACATAATAAACAGAGAACGATTCCTCGAACTTCTCCTGCTCAATGTCCTCTACAGAAGGTGTTGCCTTGATCACTTCCCCGTTCTGCTCCAGCACGTTGAACACCATATATGCACGAGCTGCCTTCAGGACGCAATCTTTGCGGATGAACACCTCGATGCGAAGTACAAGCATTCCGGCGTCGATCGACTGTTCAATAATCGAAAGCTGGAATTCGTCCAGCTCCGACTTCCCTGTCCCCTTCGACGATACAGCAGCAGATGCTGGCGCCGACGCAGCCGAGGCTGCTCCCTTCGTATAATCACCTGAGACGATTGATTTCAGCGAAGCGACAATCGCCTTGACGTCTGCTTGTCCTGTCCCGCCTTGAATAATGTCTTCTACCATCGTTTCAAGCGCATCTGTACTTTTGAATAAGCAATCAAATATGAAGGAATCCATGTTCAGCTTACGATTGCGTACGAGATCCAATACATTTTCCATTTCATGGGTCAAGGAGGCAATGTCCTCGAAGCCCATAGTAGCGCTCATCCCCTTCAGCGTATGAGCTGAGCGGAATATATTCTGAACAATGCTTATATCTTCCGGATTGCTCTCCAAGCTAAGCATATGCTCATTGATGGCCTGCAGATGGTCTCTGGACTCGTCAATAAACATGGAAAGATATTGATTCATTTCCATAACGACACCTCCGTTATCATAATTGAAGCTATGTACGGCAAGATCAGGAATTCGGCGTGCCGACCACGCTCATTAGCTTGCGTGCGATCTCATGCTGAGGCAAGACGTTGGAGACGCAGCCGAGCTCAACGGCCGCCCGCGGCATACCATAGACGACGCATGTTTCTTCCGATTCGGCAATCGTTGTCAAGGCGCCTGCTTGCTTAAGCGCAAGCATCCCTCTGGCACCGTCAGAGCCCATTCCGGTCATCAGCACGATATGTCGCTTCAGCTCCTTCAAGGGAAGCAACGATTCAAACAGTACATCGACGGATGGTCGATGTCCGCCCCGCGGCTCCTCCCGGCTTAAGTGGATGCGATACCCGTTAGTGCCATTGCGGGCAACAGACATATGATAGCCTCCTGGAGCAACATAAGCAGCTCCGCTCTCCAGCACCATGCCGTTCTCTGCTTCAGCGACCTTCAACCCAGACACACTGTCCAATCGTTGGGAGAGCGACTTCGTGAAGTTCGGCGGCATATGCTGCACGATGACGACAGGAGCAGGCAGTCTCGATGGCAGCTCGGACAACACCTGGTGCAATGCTCTCGGGCCGCCGGTCGAAGTTCCGATGGCGATCAGATGCTCGAAGTTCGTCACCGGACGCTTGAAGAAGGAGCTGGAATCCGGTGTCAGTAAGGCGGCTTTGGAGCTATTCGCTGACGCTGCCTCCGGCTTATGCGGCCGCAACAACGCTTGATCAGATGAGCGAGCACTGCTGTCGGCTCTTAATTCATAAAGCTTGAGCCTAGAGATATTCGATCTGGCAGCAATGTGCAGCTTCTCCAGCAGCAGCTTCTTCACCTTGTGCAGATCG
Above is a genomic segment from Paenibacillus sp. YYML68 containing:
- a CDS encoding DUF342 domain-containing protein gives rise to the protein MSEHELPLNHYVDIAVDDDKLTATLRFSNVDGWRGTFSRSQLEELLQLNRIVHGLLEDKIAQIVKDPQSFFNQKTVIAKGQPPVHGADGYIKTMFDLDDLEKRPLELEDGKVDYKEVTTIHNVRKGQLIAERVPAEQGTEGKAVTGEVLFAKDGKEARFKLGKNVVTDPEQLALYAAMDGMVTKTDRDKLNVFPVFEVNGDVDYHVGNIDFVGTVVIRGSVIPGFRIKAAGDIRITGNVDGADLEAGGSIEINAGILGHHKAVIRAGQRVKCSFIQDATIEVGEEVLVNQSIMHSNIRAGKEITCKGTKGLIVGGQLQAGERVTARTIGNTMSTVTAIEVGVLPELRNELQQLKQSLKTVADNLNKTEKALVLLDQMAAAGQLSPEKVGMRIKLNHTKKQAQEEISSYKSRIFEIEKSLEDSERARVEVIGMVYSGTKIVIGRNTKFIKDAATRVKFQLHDGDIAMSPL
- a CDS encoding FliA/WhiG family RNA polymerase sigma factor; translated protein: MIGHKSHLANMELWREWREERQLQAKQALIETYLPLVDYVSGRLSIGLPKNVSRDDLTSFGVMGLIDAIEKFDYERGLQFETYASWRIRGAVIDGLRQGDWVPRSIREKARKVEDAYQKLEQQYLRSVTDLEMSEYLQVTESEFQQMVQDIAVTTVCSIDDPIRDEETDTRIALLVDEKAVKPESKVQEVFLKDMLAQAIDRLTEKERTVVSLFYFEELSLSEIAEVMSLSPSRISQLHSKAILRLRGALSRHKTQLFQD
- a CDS encoding chemotaxis protein CheD, with protein sequence MIQDNLIKVGMADLNVVSKTGVLKTTGLGSCVGLTLYDAKVKVAGMAHIMLPSSDIAKEGSLNVAKYADTAIPEMIRRMESLGAVLRRLEAKLAGGAQMFAFGSQSDTMRIGPRNVEASKEILARLSIPLLAEDTGANYGRTIEFDCETGKLSIRSVQNGLKEL
- a CDS encoding chemotaxis protein CheC, producing METFNSLPEFQMDVLKEVGNIGAGHAATALSKLLDKPVDMLVPKVRMVMFEEIADSVGGAEAIVIAIFLRVEGETPGNLFFILTQESAKKLLRNLVGIEVVSEDGYTEMEISALSEIGNILAGSYLSSLADFTQLNMQPTVPALSIDMAGAILSYGLLQFGTMGDQALLIDTKFLDGKDEVEGHFFLIPDPESFEKIFVALGVQTP
- a CDS encoding chemotaxis protein CheW, coding for MGQELKVIVFALAHEEYGVEVDKVKTIERIQPMTRVPKTPEFVKGVINLRGVVTPVIDLRGRFGFPEADYTENSRVIIVAVGDIEVGLIVDSANDVIDVDSDHIDDPPEIVGGIKAKYLRGIAKIGEDRLLVLLNLGEVLNKSEIVQLDQLED
- a CDS encoding chemotaxis protein CheA, yielding MEMNQYLSMFIDESRDHLQAINEHMLSLESNPEDISIVQNIFRSAHTLKGMSATMGFEDIASLTHEMENVLDLVRNRKLNMDSFIFDCLFKSTDALETMVEDIIQGGTGQADVKAIVASLKSIVSGDYTKGAASAASAPASAAVSSKGTGKSELDEFQLSIIEQSIDAGMLVLRIEVFIRKDCVLKAARAYMVFNVLEQNGEVIKATPSVEDIEQEKFEESFSVYYVSSIDKDDLYKQVSSVSEVDKVDLLVLDKDTLKQLSAPAAAVEAAAPAAVTAPATDDAQAKPTEAKKPAAGGAPVANRTIRVDIERLDMLMNLFSELLIDRVRLEQLASEIRKNELTETVEHMARVSSDLQNIVLKLRMVPVDTVFNRFPRMIRDVAKSLDKKVDLIITGADTELDRTVVDEIGDPLVHLLRNAVDHGLEPTSDRIASGKPETGTIHLRAYHSGNSVFIEIEDNGRGINKEKVLGKAIQNGVVTQEQASRMSDKEIYMLLFASGFSTADKISDISGRGVGLDVVKTKIESLGGQVLVDSVLGRGSKFSVQLPLTLSIISAMLIRLVDEKYAIPLSSIVETLAIRREQVRQVHGNRLIDYRNSVIPIVPLAELFDVPGTDSGQDDELQVVVIRKGEKLAALVVDEFIGQQEIVLKTLGKYLTNLFAVSGATILGDGQVALIIDTNALIK
- a CDS encoding chemotaxis response regulator protein-glutamate methylesterase; translated protein: MQPLDVLVVDDSVFMRKLISDFIAEDPGLRVVALAKNGKEAVELVKKHRPSVVTMDIEMPEMNGLDALRIIMKECPVPVVMLSSLTQEGATETLKALEWGAVDFVGKPSGSISLDLHKVKKLLLEKLHIAARSNISRLKLYELRADSSARSSDQALLRPHKPEAASANSSKAALLTPDSSSFFKRPVTNFEHLIAIGTSTGGPRALHQVLSELPSRLPAPVVIVQHMPPNFTKSLSQRLDSVSGLKVAEAENGMVLESGAAYVAPGGYHMSVARNGTNGYRIHLSREEPRGGHRPSVDVLFESLLPLKELKRHIVLMTGMGSDGARGMLALKQAGALTTIAESEETCVVYGMPRAAVELGCVSNVLPQHEIARKLMSVVGTPNS